The following proteins are encoded in a genomic region of Oryzias latipes chromosome 17, ASM223467v1:
- the fubp1 gene encoding far upstream element-binding protein 1 isoform X5 produces MADYSSVAPPSSNSGGGMNDAFKDALQRARQIAAKIGGDGVAAPQSSDFGYGGQKRPLEDADQPETKKVATNDAFSAMAGMGGPSRSSSEEFKVPDGMVGFIIGRGGEQISRIQQESGCKIQIAPDSGGMPERSVTLTGPQDSIQAAKRLLSEIVEKGRPAPAFHHNDGPGMTVQEIMVPASKAGLVIGKGGETIKSLQERAGVKMVMIQDGPQNTGADKPLRISGEPFKVQQAKEMVMELIREQGFREQRGEYGSRIGGESLDVPVPRFAVGIVIGRNGEMIKKIQNDTGVRIQFKPDDGSAPDRIAQIMGPPDQAQHAADIIADLLRSVQSGGPPGHGGGRGRGRGQGNWNMGPPGGLQEFTFTVPTMKTGLIIGKGGETIKGISQQSGARIELQRNPPPNSDPNIKMFTVRGSPQQIDYARQLVEEKIGGPVTPMGGPHGPPGPHGGPGPHGPPGPPGPPGGPMGPYNPGPYNQGPPGPHGPPAPYQPQGWGNGYPHWQQGQPDPTDKAAADANAAAWAAYYAQYGQQPQASMTPTSGAPGTTQPNGQGDPQAAGQSGQTDYTKAWEEYYKKMGQQNQQPQDYTKAWEEYYKKQGQAAPQATPPAAAAAAGSQPGGQPDYSAAWAEYYRQQAAYYGTANPQAMGAAPQAPQDFTGIQ; encoded by the exons ATGGCAGACTACAGCAGCGTGGCTCCCCCGTCCTCCAACTCTGGCGGTGGCATGAATGACGCTTTTAAAGACGCACTTCAGCGAGCAAGACAG ATTGCGGCAAAGATTGGCGGGGATGGCGTTGCGGCACCCCAAAGCAGCGATTTCGGCTACGGAGGGCAGAAAAGGCCCCTGGAGGACGCTG ATCAACCAGAGACGAAGAAAGTAGCTACAAATGATG ccTTCTCAGCAATGGCAGGAATGGGTGGCCCGTCCAG ATCATCATCTGAAGAGTTTAAGGTTCCCGATGGAATGGTTGGATTCA ttattggAAGAGGAGGTGAACAGATATCACGGATTCAGCAGGAGTCTGGGTGTAAAATACAAATAGCTCCTG ACAGTGGAGGAATGCCAGAAAGATCGGTGACCTTAACAGGACCGCAAGACTCGATTCA GGCTGCTAAAAGGCTGCTGTCAGAGATTGTAGAGAAGGGCCGTCCAGCTCCAGCCTTTCACCATAACGACGGACCGGGAATGACAGTCCAGGAAATCATGGTCCCCGCCTCTAAAGCCGGACTAGTCATTGGAAAAGGGGGGGAGACCATCAAAAGTCTACAG GAAAGGGCTGGAGTTAAGATGGTCATGATTCAGGACGGGCCGCAGAACACGGGTGCAGACAAACCGCTCCGGATCTCCGGGGAGCCCTTTAAAGTTCAG CAAGCCAAAGAGATGGTGATGGAGCTGATCAGAGAGCAGGGCTTTAGGGAGCAGCGGGGAGAGTACGGTTCAAGGATCGGAGGGGAAAGCTTAGAT GTTCCCGTCCCACGGTTTGCTGTCGGAATTGTCATCGGGAGAAATGGGGAGATGATCAAGAAAATACAGAACGACACAGGAGTCCGGATCCAGTTCAAGCCAG ATGACGGGAGCGCCCCCGACAGGATAGCACAGATCATGGGGCCCCCCGATCAGGCTCAGCACGCCGCAGACATCATCGCAGACCTGCTGAGGAGCGTCCAGTCCGGAGGACCTCCGGGACACGGAGGTGGGAGAGGACGTGGTCGGGGGCAGGGAAACTGGAACATGGGCCCCCCTGGTGGCCTGCAGGAGTTTACCTTTACAGTTCCGACCATGAAGACGGGCCTCATCATTGGGAAAG GCGGTGAGACCATCAAGGGCATCAGCCAGCAGTCTGGAGCTCGCATCGAGCTGCAGAGGAATCCGCCACCCAACTCTGACCCCAACATCAAGATGTTCACCGTCAGAGGCTCCCCTCAACAGATCGACTACGCCAGGCAGCTGGTGGAGGAGAAAATCGGG GGTCCAGTCACTCCCATGGGTGGCCCACATGGTCCTCCTGGCCCACACGGAGGACCAGGCCCACATGGCCCTCCAGGTCCCCCTGGTCCCCCAGGAGGACCCATGGGTCCGTATAACCCCGGGCCGTACAACCAGGGGCCTCCAGGACCACA CGGTCCTCCCGCTCCTTATCAGCCTCAGGGGTGGGGCAACGGCTATCCCCACTGGCAGCAAGGACAGCCTGATCCAA CAGATAAAGCTGCAGCTGATGCCAACGCAGCCGCATGGGCAGCTTACTACGCCCAGTATGGCCAGCAGCCGCAGGCCTCCATGACTCCAACCAGCGGCGCTCCCGGCACCACTCAACCCAACGGCCAAG GTGACCCACAGGCTGCAGGTCAGAGTGGACAAACAGATTACACCAAGGCCTGGGAGGAATATTACAAGAAAATGG GTCAACAGAACCAGCAACCCCAAGACTACACAAAAGCCTGGGAGGAGTATTACAAGAAACAAG GTCAAGCAGCCCCTCAGGCCACACCCccagcggcggcagcagcagcaggctcTCAGCCCGGAGGCCAGCCTGACTACAGCGCCGCCTGGGCGGAGTACTACCGGCAACAGGCTGCTTACTACGGTACAGCCAACCCTCAGGCGATGGGTGCAGCACCACAAGCCCCTCAG GACTTTACAGGGATCCAGTGA